A DNA window from Molothrus ater isolate BHLD 08-10-18 breed brown headed cowbird chromosome 2, BPBGC_Mater_1.1, whole genome shotgun sequence contains the following coding sequences:
- the ZC3H12C gene encoding probable ribonuclease ZC3H12C isoform X3: protein MYSFVNDKFMPPDDPLGRHGPSLDNFLRKKPIVPEHKKQPCPYGKKCTYGHKCKYYHPERGNQPQRSVADELRAMSRSTAVKTTSEGGLVKSNSVPCSTKSEGTSELKRAAPKRQSDPSIRTQVYQDLEEKLPTKNKLETRSVPSLVSIPSSSAGKPQSTAPLTNGLPSGVHFPPQDQRPQGQYPTVMMATKNHGTPMPYDQYPKCESPVDVGYYSMLSAYSNLSISGPRSPERRFSLDTDYRISSVASDCSSEGSVSCGSSDSYMGYSDRSYMSSPDPQLEENLKCQHMHAHGRLNAQPFLQSYHEPLARVQSYSHEEPKHHHKSPIPYMAVHLQHPAVGARSSCPSEYSAPQGSSHSKALHLGRALVSTRIDSISDSRLYENSPLRHRKPYSGQEGLGGWDRQSYGMDAYGYRQTYSLPSNPTQPCYEQFAFQSLPEQQEQPWRIPYCGIPPQDPPRLQDTREKVYINLCNIFPPDLVRMVMKKNPHVTDAQQLAAAILVEKSQLGY, encoded by the exons ATGCCTCCTGATGATCCTCTTGGCCGCCATGGTCCAAGTCTGGACAATTTTCTTAGGAAGAAGCCTATTGTGCCAGAGCATAAGAAGCAACCATGTCCATATG GGAAGAAATGTACTTATGGACACAAATGCAAATACTATCATCCAGAAAGAGGAAATCAGCCTCAGCGATCTGTAGCTGATGAACTTCGTGCCATGTCTAGAAGCACAGCAGTCAAAACTACGAGTGAAGGAGGACTGGTGAAAAGCAATAGCGTTCCCTGTAGCACTAAAAGCGAGGGCACTTCAGAGCTGAAGCGCGCTGCTCCAAAGAGGCAATCGGATCCTAGTATAAGGACTCAAGTCTATCAGGACTTGGAGGAAAAGCTTCCCACCAAAAACAAATTGGAAACCAGGTCTGTACCTTCTTTAGTTAGCATACCAAGTTCCTCTGCTGGAAAACCCCAAAGTACTGCACCTTTAACTAACGGCCTTCCATCTGGAGTTCACTTCCCACCTCAGGATCAAAGACCACAGGGACAGTATCCTACAGTGATGATGGCAACCAAAAATCATGGAACACCAATGCCTTATGACCAGTATCCAAAATGTGAGTCTCCGGTGGACGTAGGGTATTACTCTATGCTGAGTGCGTATTCAAATCTCAGCATATCGGGACCGCGTAGTCCCGAGAGGCGCTTCTCCCTGGACACAGATTATCGGATTAGCTCTGTAGCTTCTGACTGCAGCAGTGAGGGGAGCgtcagctgtggcagcagtgaTTCCTACATGGGTTACAGCGACCGCTCCTACATGAGTTCTCCTGACCCACAGCTGGAGGAGAACTTGAAGTGCCAGCACATGCACGCCCACGGCCGCCTTAACGCTCAGCCCTTCCTGCAGAGCTACCACGAGCCCCTGGCTCGAGTGCAGAGCTACAGTCATGAAGAACCAAAGCACCACCACAAATCTCCCATTCCGTACATGGCTGTGCatctgcagcacccagcagtcGGTGCTCGTTCCAGCTGTCCCAGCGAGTACTCCGCGCCTCAGGGCTCGTCTCATTCGAAGGCGCTGCACCTGGGGAGAGCCCTGGTGTCCACGAGGATAGACAGCATCTCAGACTCGCGCTTGTACGAAAACTCCCCCTTAAGACACAGGAAGCCTTACTCTggccaggaagggctgggaggttGGGATAGGCAGAGTTACGGCATGGATGCCTACGGCTACCGCCAGACGTACTCCTTGCCCAGCAACCCCACGCAGCCGTGCTACGAGCAGTTCGCCTTCCAAAGCCTTCccgagcagcaggagcagccctggcgCATCCCTTACTGTGGAATCCCCCCGCAAGACCCCCCAAGGCTCCAAGACACCCGGGAGAAGGTTTACATTAACCTCTGCAACATCTTCCCCCCCGATCTCGTGCGGATGGTGATGAAGAAGAACCCTCACGTGACGGACGCTCAGCAGCTCGCTGCTGCCATCTTAGTGGAGAAATCTCAGCTAGGTTATTGA